A segment of the Carya illinoinensis cultivar Pawnee chromosome 1, C.illinoinensisPawnee_v1, whole genome shotgun sequence genome:
GGGGTTTAATATAATCGAGCTTTCCCTTAACTTTGTGCAAGGTTGCACCAATTGGTGGAAACATAGCTTGTTATTTCAATGGACTGGATAATGCATATAAAGTCACTTATTCATGTTATTTTGGAGTTTCTagcattttaatttgttatgtcATGCAGTCTTCTTTCCTGTAACTGATCTATTGACCTTCAAATTCTTAAAATCTATGACATGGCGCATTGTCTTGACAATATTTTACTGGGTGATTCTTGCAGGTAAATCTAGTCGACTGGCTCAAACTGATGGTTGGAAGCAGGCGCTCTGAAGAGGTTGTGGATCCTAACATTGAGACTAGACCATCAACAAGTGCCCTTAAACGAGCCCTTTTGACTGCTTTGAGGTGTGTCGATCCTGATGCTGACAAGAGACCAAAGATGAGTCAAGTTGTCTGCATGCTTGAGTCTGAGGAATATCCTATACCCAGAGAGGTTTGACAATAATGATCCAATTTCCTATGCCAGATAAACCCATCTCAGTGCAGTGTGTCATTAACAGAAAATCATGCATATGATAAACATACAAAACATTTGGCTTTTTCACTTAAGATGTAGGGAAATCAACTCCTGAAAGTTTGGAAAGTCCATgtttaataatgaaaaatagaatCATTGAATGCCAATACATTAACTATTAAAGCACAACTTCTCCCACAAAGTATATGTTTATGATTGTTTCAAGTTGAAAGCTATGCATCCTTCAAATGCCTGATTGGAAATTTCAGGATCGAAGATGCAGGAGAAGTCAAGCAGACAATGCAGTGCCCGAGTCTCGTCGAGAGAGCTCTAAGATGGGGAAGAGTGACAATCCAAATTTGAAGTCGGATGTCAGAAGAAACCGCCAGGCGTAGAATGAACCAATTACAGAATCTGTGGGTATTGGATCGAGTTTAAAATCTTGCATTCTTTTAATGCCCTCGTTAGGATCAAGGGAGGGAAAACATAAAATGAGTGATAGAGGGTGGCGTAGCCTTTTCCTTCTAATACCTAGATTTAGATGTGAAAAAGGATGTTTTGTTTCTGTAAGAGGAAGTTTCAACAGAACACCCCAACTTACGGTGGTGTGTATGGGTCTTTGGAGATGTATAATTTTTCGTTTCTGCCTTTTGGGTTATAGCTGTTACATCATTTTATTGCATGAGGATTACCATGAGAATTCCTTGCAGTTAAGGGGAAAATTGGAAGGGAAACAAAAGGCTGATTTATTGATTtcaattcaataattttttactcCCTGGATACCATTGATGATCTGTCTCCCCCTCTTTCTGATGATTACTCAACAATTAGTTTTATCCTTTCCAACTTGTGAATTGAGAGATTCTCTGGGTTCTGCATGGCTATGCATATTTTAACTTGAGCTATGCTATTTATGAAATCACTTATTATGGATTCTATTATGcgagtaaaaagaaaattcaaaacatcaatactttttctgttaattgaCGTGGCAAGCTTTCACATCAATGGTGTTGTGTTGTATGTGAGAATGTTCAGCTGATTGACCCAAACTAGAAAAGCCTACCTAAAGattctttagttttttctttcttgggaAAATCTTTAAACCGGTGGCTCCTATCAGTGGTGTTTATCGGAAACCAATAAACACATGACACGTAGGCGCAATTGGTTGTCAGAAATGAACCTGCTGAAGCCGCGCTGCAGGGGATCACTCTCACCGGTCTTGGTCTCTCTTCCCCCCATCCGTGTTTCTCTCACCCCCCATCCGTGTTTCGCGAGCTTCTCTCTTCCCCCCATCCGTGTTTCGCGAGCTTCTCTCACCGGTCTTGATCTCTCTTCCATCTGTGTTCACGCGACGACCCCCATTCGGTGCTACTCGGTCGGCTCGAATCGTCTCGGTCTCGGCCTCTCTCTTCCGAGTATTCCAGCGACCTCATCTCGATCGGGTTTCGGCTTGCCGGCGAGTTTCGGCGACCAAAatcgctgctgctgctgctgtccaGTGGTCGTCGACTCCCCTTCACGCAGACTCCCACTCCCACTCTCACTCCCACTCCCACTCCCACTCCGGGTTTGTTATTTTCTGGTTTTAGGAATCTGGTTTTAGGATTTTTTAGGTCCTAATGCGTAATGTTCCAGTAATAACAAAGTGTTCCATAATTTGTTCCAGGATATTTTTCAAGGACTTCGAACAGCTCTAAACGACGAAACGACGAAGTAACAGTGAAAACCATGGTAAAAATTTGACTATGTTAATCTGTTTGTATGTATTCTGTTTTCAatgaatgttgaataaaaatttggaaaaatgcAATATATAAATGCTATAGCAGTATTAAATCATGGTAAAATTTGTATTTCATTCCAAGTGCATTCCAAGTTTAAGATGATACTTTgtatgtattttgtttgaaccGTATCATGTTCATTATTCGTATGGCCTTGTTTGAACCATGTTGATGATTGAAATAatagtatatagttataaaatattgatTACAGCTTGTGGTTTTTTTAGTGACtggttttttgtttggttacattgttttatgttgggatgaagAATTTTGGGTGGAGTTCGGATAGTGATGATGTTGAGATACTAACGAGTAGAAATTTTCCTACTGAGGAAGAAACTGTGGAAGAGCAATATAATGTGAATTTggaagatggagatggagatggagataaTGTGGAAGATGGAGAAAACGgagaagatggagatggagtCAATTTAATTTCCACTTCTAGTAGTGGACTTTTTGAACCATTCATTGGGAAGGAGTTTGATGAAGTTGAGGATGCCCAAGCATTTTATAAAGCGTATGCAAGAAAGAAAAGTTTTGCAATGAGGACTAACCATACGCAATTAtcaagaggggaaaaaaaattaattggagTACACTATGTTTGTACAAGAGAAGGATTTAGGCGTGAAagtctcaaacaaaaagaaagaaaaaatccgGAACTTGCTGAAACAAAGATTGGGTGTAAGGCTACGATGTGTATAAAAAAGAATGGTGAAAGGTGGATAGTATATAAGTTCGTGCCTGAACACAACCATGAGCTACTCACACCGAGGTCTACTAGCTTACTCCATGGCCATAGAGGAGTTACACGTGTGCAAAAAAACCTCATTCTCACTTTGAATGAATCTGGTGTACCGACGAGAAAGATAATGTCAGTATTGAGTAAAGAAGCAGGTggtgattttaaaattggttgtaTTGGAAAGGATGTCGAAAATTATTtgggaaataaaagaagaaaattctttGAAGAGGGAGATGCACAAAGGTTGTATGCCTACTTTCTTGAACGACAGTGTAAAGAAGCTGGGTTTGTCTACTCTATGCAGGTTGATGAAAATGGGAGTATGGGCAGTTGCTTTTGGGCAGATGCAAGATCAAGGTCTGCATATCAATACTTCGGAGATGTTGTCACTTTTGATGCGACGTACCTAACAAATGTTTATAAGATGCCATTTGTGCCATTCTCAGGAGTTAATCATCATCACCAAACCATAATGTTTGGTTGTGCGTTGTTAGTCAATGAGACAGCTGAATCCTATATATGGTTACTGAGAACATGGCAGGAAGCTATGCTTGGGCGTGCCCCTTCAACCATAATTACTGATGACGACAAAGCCATGGCCAAGGCTATTGCAGTGGTACTCCCAAATACAAATCACCGGCTGTGCTTGtggcatattttacaaaaattcccAGAACATTTGGCACATGTCTATAACAAGTATCCAGACTTTCAAAAAGAGTTCCATCATTGTATCCATGATACTATTACACCTGAAGAGTTTGAGGATGAATGGGTTTCAATACTGGTGAAGTATGGTCTAGCATGTAATGATTGGATGCAAAATCTTTACAATCGATGGGAGAAGTGGGTTCCGGCTTACTTGCGAACCACATTTTGTGCAGGTATGTCAACCACACAAAGGAGTGAGAGTATGAACAAATTTTTCAAGGATTATGTGCGATCGAGCACAATGGTGAGTGACTTCGTTCATCAGTACGAGAAAGCCTTAAGTGCACGGTActttaaggagaaagagaaggatGTGAGAACGAAATCGTCTAACCCGGTTTTGAGAACATGTTggaaaattgaagaagaggtGGCCAAAGTGTATACAAGgaagtctttcaatatatttcaaGAAGAGCTATTCAATTGTCAACGGTACAAAATGACAAAAGTTCAGCAAGATGAAGAATCCAAGATGTATGAGGTGGCACCTAACGGTAAAGATGGTCGGATTTATTATGTGACTTTGGACAGTAGAGGTGGCACCCAGGCAATATGTACCTGTCATAAGTTTGAGTTTCTTGGAATTCTTTGTAGGCATATCTTATGTGTCTTTATGAAGAAATCAAACTTAGATATGTTGCCACATCACTATGTTCTAGAGCGATGGACCATCAATGCTAAGAGCAGAGCTATCCTTCAAATCCCAAATTCCGAGGGCCCTTTTCCAACACAAGAAGATCCAATATTGCGAAAAAGCCATTTGATGATGCAGTTTTACGATATTGCCGAACTTGGCTCACAATCAAGGTTTAAAATGAACCACTTATCTCTTGCCTTGGATAAGGTACACAAGGAATTGCTTTCGATGGAAGATATTGGAGAACAAAATTTAGAAGCTGGAGATATGTCACGTGTAGATTCCCCTATGATAAGATCACAAGTAATATCAAATTTTTCTGGAATTTTACTAGATCCTCAACGGGTGCCGACGAAAGGAAGACCAAAATCTTTGAGATCAAAGAACCCGAGAGAGACTCAATCAGTGAAGAAACGGCGATGTGGCATTTGCAAGGTTGAGGGCCATACGAGGAACAATTGCCCTTCGTTGGGGTATGGTacttttcttcccatttttttcTAGTCTTTCAATCTATGACcaatatgtttataattttttttaactttcatgtAGGGATATTGGAAATATAAATGATAACATATCACAAAGGGTGGATCTTGAATAAGAAACATCATGTCAAGTAAGTATCCAACCTAACAtcccagatttttttttatagtatttattGACTTTTCTTTAACATATCCggcttattgttttttttttttacattttgagGTATGCAACTTATTTTTTCTTGCCAAATGTCACAGGAAACAAGGCTATGGAGATGAATGAAGGCATGGCATTTAATACATGAAAGATGTTTGTTTGTTGGTCGAGAATTTTGGTTATTTGGTTGTGACATATGTATTTTGACACTTGCAACACTTGCAACCTAGTATTTATGGACATAGAAGCTGCCATTCGGAAAAAAGTtacttaaacatgaatatttcgGTTTGACTATTGAATGTCTACTCCCAGAACTATTGTAATTTGATACCAATACCACATGGAGCgcctaatcatatatatatatatatataagtttgatTTTTACATAATTGATTACATTAGAAATGCACAAAGGCTGAATAAAGTTGGCCTACTAACCATGTGATACATGATTATCGTTcacataaaaaacaattacagCACAAAGAACAACAATACAAAACCATGAAAGATATAAAACTTTTAATGTTCCATTGTACTTCTTTTCCATAGCGCTAAATTTTGCCGCTTCAGCTGTTACACGTTCTTGATTGATCTTGTCGTTCCTTCTTTGAGCTAACTCTAATGTGATTTTGCAACAATAGTTTTGTTCCATTTCAAAATCAACCCATTGAAAAAATCCGCATTGTTTGTTGAACTTATAATTTGGACAATTGAAAAACCGTCTGCCAAAACTAGTATCTTTGGCAGAAATCCTTAACTTTGCTGGAATCCCACAATGGCAAAATGGTCTTTCCAAACTAACACCACTTTCGTCGTCAAACTGCATTGCCaacatgcattaattaatatttcagaGTTAACTGCATTGATATACAAATTTTAGGatacccacaaaaaataaatgaatttcaaGATCAGTGTTTCCTTAGAACACTTACCTTCATCGAATGTTACTTAAACACTAGCAGTCTACCCTTTGATGATGCAGTCTTGAATAATTCAACAAAATCCTCTGTTCACCAGTCTTCCATCAAGTGCCAGACAAAACATTAATCTTCAGGACCCCAACAATTATCACGAGCCCAAACAATTACCAACAAAGATTCAGGACCCCAAACCATTCCAAAAACATTAATCTTCAGGACCCCAAACCATTCCAAAAACATTAATCTTCAGGACCCCAACAATTATCACGAGCCCAAACAATTACCGACAAAGATTCAGGACCCCAAACCATTCCAAAAACATTAATCTTCTCATCTACCCATCAAAACACAGCAAATATTTCAGAGTTTGAACACAGCAAAAGAAAAGAGTTTGAACACAGCAAAAAAACAGGCAAATTATTAAATTGAACATGCTGGAAAGATTAGACTCCTTTCCCTCTTCTAAAGATTTGAGATAATCCATTCTTTTGGATCAAACCAATGCCAAGTGGGTGTGTCAAATCCCGAATTTGACAAACTCTTTTCAGAGCAATTTGCTtacactttttgttttttttacaaaattctacTATCTATCTAAGGTATATATCAAGAGATCTATTACTAAATTCTACAATTTCAGAGTTTGAACACAGCAAAAAACAGGCAAATGAGGCAAGTAATATCAACTAATAATTTTATACAACAATATCACGGAAATGATAAATCCAGAattcgaagagggaaacaataCCTCTGTTTTGAGACCAGTACTTCACAACAATTACGTCCATgaagaaatcaaaattttttaccTTTTCCCTTCGGAGGAGTGACTCGAGTGGGGGAGGGTTACAACATGGGTTTCAATCGGCTGAGGTATGGTTAGGGTTTTATGGAGGAGTTGAGTGAGTGAGGGTTAGGGTTTTATGGAGGGGTCGGGTTTGATGGAGGACTCGGTCGATCTAGGGTTTCAGTTTCTGGGATGCGAGATAGAGAGGAGGGGGAGACGGCGTGTGGTTGGGTTTCGGCGTGcaggagagggagggagggggagacGGCGTGTGGTTGGGTTTCGTGTGGTTGGGTTTCGGCGTGcaggagagggagggagggggagacGGCGTGTGGTTGGGAAGGAGAGGGATGGAGAGCACCGAGTAGCACCGAGCCGACCGAGTAGCACGAGACCGAGTACCACCGATTGGGGTCGCCGACCGAGTAGCACCGATTTGGGGTCGTCGCTGGAATACAGATGGGTGAGAGAAGCTCGCGAAACAAGGATGGGGGGTGAGAGAAACATCTGACACAAGGTACGGGTGAACACAGATGGGGCAGGGTGAGAGTGATCCCCTGCAGCGCGGCTTCATTTCTGACAACCAATTTCGCCTACGTGTCAGCTGTTTATTGGTTTCCGATAAACACCACTTATAGGTGCCACCGGCCCGAAGCGTTACTCTTCTTTCTTTGCAAAGAATTTGTAATGACCAGACATTTCTCATGGGATAGGTAGATCATTGATAATTCATCAATTCTTGAGTAACAGATAGATTAATGTTTATTTGATATATATCGTTTTCAAATAGTCTTGTTAATTTTGTTTGTACAAaacatttcatctaatcattattattatttttaaatcttatataaaatataataaaaaatttaattttttcaaaatttaaaataaaattaatattaaaaaataatattttattcaacttttaattttaatgttatttCACTGTATAACTATCAGACGAAATAATATTTCACTTCAAAATGGGGAAAGCCATATCATTGAATGATATTCATCGAGGCGTTGCTAGCACTGTGCTATCAATAGGGGTGACAATATGTTACATGATTCGTTAAcccgacacgaacacgacacgagaATAGCAGATTAGAGTTTAGtcttaatgggttcgggtcaaaacggattgacctgttaagacatgattgcttaatgggttgataacaagtcaacccgttttgacccattataaCTCGTTATGATACGTTAAGAAAGTTGAAGTTACAATTATATCcatatacctaaaagtaaaattgttagaattttaatttcgatatttttattatttggattgtaattttggacttgtagttagttttataatttttatagatattgtgattttaacatttatataaaattctgctaaatttaatcaggtcaaacggATAAATTTGAGGCCTATTGAACCTATTTATATTAACAGTTTGAAACGGTTCGTATTATGTCGTGTTAacttatttcataatatttactaatgggtTAAAACGGATTGATATAACACGACTCGTTATGTTAATagatcgtgttagggtttgataCTTTGACACGATAAGATTAACGGATTGGATTATGattgacctatatagtataatatatctGTTTTGATACGACATGATCACGATTCGCTAACATGATTTGACACTCTTAGCTATCAGAAGTGAGCATGAGACTACTCCATTCGCTTCCAACTTTCCAAGGCAAATGCCAAACGCAACGCCtttttaatattcatttaaaattatatttttcatttttagttctatttttatttttggtttaaagTGGTGCTGGTGCTATTGCCTTGGAAGCAAATAAAAGTTCTGAAATATATggataaaattaaaagacaAACTCGACGGAAAAATTCTATTCGAAAGTTGGTGTACAAAACAGGTTTTCTATTTCATTGACATGACAAGATTTGACTTGttagagaaatttaaaattaaaatcttttaCAAATCAAGTCTTGTCATGTTAATAAGATAAAGAGTGTGTTTTGTAGACTCACTTCGTTTGATTTGATagaaagatgagaattttaaattttaaaataaaatattattattattttaaaatttaaaaattttgaattatttattatattttatttaaagatttagaaaaattgtaatgatgagataaaaattttgaatttgagatgaaagtttccAATTGCCAAACCGACcctaaaaaaaaacttgttactttttgctttttgaaaaatagtgaagATTATGAAGGATAATGGAATGAGAGGCATCATGAGCCATTAAAGTttggggtgagttcggtccggtccggtccggtccacacgGTTCGGTCTGGGGAGGTTTTgtagaccggaccggacctattcagTCCAGGGTTTTTCCATcctggaccggaccaaactcCCTCAGGACCGTTCGGTCCGGTCTAGTCTGGTCGGTTCATTCGGTCCacggttgaatttttttttctaatgacattttgtttaatacttatgtaattatattgtgatatatttaatatatatacatatagtatactaatatatatatatatattagtaatacgctaatactattagtctattagtaataatactataactaataactatatgtaataataactatattataactaataattatatgtaataatagtaatagtgataactatatatgtaactatatgtaatactaataattaatactattagtctattagtactaataactatactagtactaatactataactaataactatatgtaatgatagtaatactatatgtaatactatattaaataatagtaatactcttattactaatactctatgtagttatagtgatttaatactaacatattacatattaagctaactatactaatactattataaatttacaaatatatgatatattataatttatactataacttttataatatgttaatacattaatatatatactagtactatatatatttttttgatcggttatactagtactatatattatagttaatagttatacattaaagactatagtaatacattgatactaaatatatatagttatagacttataatgatttagttattatgaatttatgattagtataactatataattgtattagtattagactattagtaattcaatttggctatattatattagtaatattagttatgttgaatcagttaattagtataattatattctacattattagtattaatataaatattagtattagttataactatatagcctatattagaattgagtcttagactatataatagactaatagtattagtacaactatataagtatattgtatagctatatattagttataattatagtgattagtataactatataatagtagactattagcataactatatattagtattagttatactgttatggtgatttagtatattataatttatatattatatttatgctataactcttataatatattattatatactagtactatatattatagttatatattaaataatataataatactttcatactaaatatatatagttatatttctagtgatttagttattaacttattatgattagtataactatataaattataatagtattagaccattaatatagctatatattagtaatattagttatggtgaatcagtgctttagtataactatataagtattaactataatgatttatatatattaattaaatataagtatagtgataattaaattatattaatca
Coding sequences within it:
- the LOC122302531 gene encoding uncharacterized protein LOC122302531, which encodes MKFDDESGVSLERPFCHCGIPAKLRISAKDTSFGRRFFNCPNYKFNKQCGFFQWVDFEMEQNYCCKITLELAQRRNDKINQERVTAEAAKFSAMEKKYNGTLKVLYLSWFCIVVLCAVIVFYVNDNHVSHG
- the LOC122295780 gene encoding protein FAR1-RELATED SEQUENCE 5-like, coding for MKNFGWSSDSDDVEILTSRNFPTEEETVEEQYNVNLEDGDGDGDNVEDGENGEDGDGVNLISTSSSGLFEPFIGKEFDEVEDAQAFYKAYARKKSFAMRTNHTQLSRGEKKLIGVHYVCTREGFRRESLKQKERKNPELAETKIGCKATMCIKKNGERWIVYKFVPEHNHELLTPRSTSLLHGHRGVTRVQKNLILTLNESGVPTRKIMSVLSKEAGGDFKIGCIGKDVENYLGNKRRKFFEEGDAQRLYAYFLERQCKEAGFVYSMQVDENGSMGSCFWADARSRSAYQYFGDVVTFDATYLTNVYKMPFVPFSGVNHHHQTIMFGCALLVNETAESYIWLLRTWQEAMLGRAPSTIITDDDKAMAKAIAVVLPNTNHRLCLWHILQKFPEHLAHVYNKYPDFQKEFHHCIHDTITPEEFEDEWVSILVKYGLACNDWMQNLYNRWEKWVPAYLRTTFCAGMSTTQRSESMNKFFKDYVRSSTMVSDFVHQYEKALSARYFKEKEKDVRTKSSNPVLRTCWKIEEEVAKVYTRKSFNIFQEELFNCQRYKMTKVQQDEESKMYEVAPNGKDGRIYYVTLDSRGGTQAICTCHKFEFLGILCRHILCVFMKKSNLDMLPHHYVLERWTINAKSRAILQIPNSEGPFPTQEDPILRKSHLMMQFYDIAELGSQSRFKMNHLSLALDKVHKELLSMEDIGEQNLEAGDMSRVDSPMIRSQVISNFSGILLDPQRVPTKGRPKSLRSKNPRETQSVKKRRCGICKVEGHTRNNCPSLGDIGNINDNISQRVDLE